A single region of the Eremothecium gossypii ATCC 10895 chromosome V, complete sequence genome encodes:
- the CDS1 gene encoding phosphatidate cytidylyltransferase (Syntenic homolog of Saccharomyces cerevisiae YBR029C (CDS1)) — protein sequence MTDKDSRKEDMGENLTSDGEVASVKDKVATNPNGDPRLLEDSKVYNFVVRTIWTLIMIAGFFITLAMGHFWCVILILGCQIATFQECIAVTAESGREKNLPLTRTLNWYFLFTTIYYLDGKSLYKLFRHYTINYRVLGFIAANHKFISYCMLVFGFVVFVCSLRKGFLKFQFASLCVTHMVLLLVVFQAHLIINNVLNGLIWFLLPCGLVIVNDIFAYLCGITFGRTKLIAISPKKTLEGFLGAWFFTGLAALVLTRLLTPYTYMTCPVQNIHTNVFSPLNCETNPVFIPQTYRLPPIIFDRFNVSTITFKPIYMHAFNLATFASLFAPFGGFFASGLKRTFKVKDFGHSIPGHGGITDRVDCQFMMGSFMNLYYETFISEKRITVETVLSTILMNFDERQILQLIAALNRVLWENGKMAGDNYERISELYNI from the coding sequence ATGACGGATAAAGATTCCAGGAAAGAAGATATGGGTGAGAATCTAACCAGTGACGGCGAGGTGGCCTCTGTCAAGGACAAGGTCGCCACCAATCCCAACGGGGACCCGAGGTTGCTCGAAGACTCAAAGGTTTACAATTTTGTTGTTCGGACGATTTGGACGCTAATTATGATTGCGGGCTTCTTTATAACCTTGGCTATGGGTCACTTCTGGTGTGTGATCCTGATTCTGGGATGCCAGATCGCCACATTTCAGGAATGTATTGCAGTCACGGCAGAGTCTGGCAGGGAAAAGAACCTTCCGCTAACGCGGACGCTCAACTGGTACTTTCTCTTCACCACGATATATTACCTGGACGGCAAGTCGCTGTACAAGCTGTTCCGCCACTACACCATCAACTACCGCGTGCTGGGCTTCATTGCTGCGAACCACAAGTTCATCTCCTATTGCATGCTTGTGTTCGGGTTTGTTGTATTTGTATGCAGTTTGCGCAAAGGTTTTCTGAAATTCCAGTTTGCATCTCTGTGTGTCACTCACATGGTGCTCTTGTTGGTGGTGTTCCAGGCCCACCTGATAATCAACAACGTTCTGAACGGGCTCATATGGTTTCTCTTGCCTTGCGGTCTTGTTATTGTCAATGACATTTTTGCGTACCTCTGCGGCATCACGTTTGGGCGCACAAAGCTCATTGCCATTTCGCCCAAGAAGACGTTGGAAGGCTTTCTTGGTGCTTGGTTCTTCACCGGACTGGCGGCTCTCGTTCTGACCCGGCTTCTGACCCCATACACCTACATGACCTGCCCTGTGCAGAACATCCATACCAATGTCTTCAGCCCGCTCAACTGCGAGACCAACCCGGTCTTCATCCCACAGACGTACAGGCTGCCGCCGATTATATTTGACCGGTTCAATGTTTCCACGATAACTTTCAAGCCAATATATATGCATGCCTTCAACCTGGCCACGTTTGCTTCCTTGTTTGCCCCGTTCGGAGGCTTCTTTGCCTCCGGTCTAAAAAGAACGTTTAAGGTCAAAGACTTCGGCCACTCCATTCCCGGCCACGGCGGAATCACGGACAGGGTTGACTGTCAGTTCATGATGGGCTCGTTCATGAACCTGTACTATGAGACGTTCATAAGCGAGAAGAGGATCACCGTCGAGACCGTGCTATCAACCATCCTGATGAATTTTGATGAACGCCAAATACTGCAACTGATTGCAGCTCTGAACAGAGTCCTCTGGGAAAACGGAAAAATGGCTGGTGATAATTACGAGCGCATCTCCGAATTGTATAATATATGA